A region from the Drosophila takahashii strain IR98-3 E-12201 chromosome 2L, DtakHiC1v2, whole genome shotgun sequence genome encodes:
- the LOC108065971 gene encoding uncharacterized protein, translating into MNCISLKRSLVLEDDPQDTFSPKRKRMECTENNLKKLPEINNPEGTNCIAVKTFLSLEDNSRNIFSAKRKRRQCKKEDKHLEVPNNFLKGLPILLDTDSSDSEADFQTPQFKRTKFVTQQSKNLFSFNELKSICCNMMKKSEDLIREEYESSLTRKMAEQYDTFIKFTHDQMLKEIGQNASYLT; encoded by the coding sequence ATGAATTGCATATCTCTGAAGCGCTCACTGGTTTTGGAGGATGATCCGCAAGATACTTTTTCCCCAAAACGAAAACGTATGGAGTGCACGgagaacaatttaaaaaaattaccagaaataaataatccaGAAGGCACTAATTGTATAGCCGTCAAGACCTTTCTATCTTTGGAGGACAATTCAAGGAATATATTTTCCGCAAAACGAAAACGCAGGCAGTGCAAAAAGGAGGATAAGCATCTAGAGGttccaaacaattttttgaaaggTTTACCTATTCTACTGGATACCGATTCGAGTGATTCGGAAGCAGATTTCCAAACACCTCAGTTCAAAAGGACAAAATTTGTCACTCAACAGTCCAAAAACCTATTCAGCTTTAATGAATTGAAGTCCATTTGCTGCAATATGATGAAGAAAAGCGAGGATTTAATTAGGGAGGAATATGAATCAAGCCTGACCCGAAAAATGGCGGAGCAATATGACACTTTTATAAAGTTTACACACGATCAAATGTTAAAAGAAATTGGTCAAAATGCCAGCTATTTGACTTGA